A single window of Vigna unguiculata cultivar IT97K-499-35 chromosome 1, ASM411807v1, whole genome shotgun sequence DNA harbors:
- the LOC114181941 gene encoding uncharacterized protein LOC114181941, whose product MGLFTISNGESLRSYLDRYNRMSIKIKDLSDEIDRHHFSYGLQSGVFANKISRKKPKTMEEMRERAAKFIRMEDMQEFRVKKREKEDAASQKSAPRPSKPLARPNEKKTYKFTTYTPLAVSRAKILQEAFSADSLPPSRKKPPPPDADRSKHCQYHRTIGHTTEECHTLRNKIEELICQGHLKKYIQQDRPQRSPIRNRSPARRQAPTKWEKRGGSSSSARKRHVRALKSVHLVEKKVRSMPPITFTDEDFKALDPDHDDAMVISIEVAEYGIGKVLVDQGSSVNILY is encoded by the exons atgGGTTTATTTACCATCTCTAACGGGGAGTCGCTGAGGAGTTACCTTGATCGGTATAACCGTATGTCGATCAAGATAAAAGACCTCAGCGACGAAATCGATAGGCATCACTTTTCATACGGACTGCAGTCGGGCGTGTTTGCAAACAAGATAAGTCGCAAGAAGCCAAAGACGATGGAAGAGATGAGGGAGCGAGCGGCCAAGTTCATCCGGATGGAAGACATGCAGGAATTTAGGgtgaagaagagggagaaggaAGATGCAGCATCACAAAAAAGCGCCCCCCGACCGAGCAAACCCCTTGCTCGGCCCAACGAGAAGAAAACGTACAAGTTCACCACGTATACCCCCTTGGCTGTTTCCCGGGCGAAGATCTTGCAAGAGGCCTTCAGTGCCGACTCACTTCCACCGTCCAGAAAGAAGCCTCCACCTCCCGACGCCGATCGCAGCAAGCACTGTCAGTACCATCGGACGATCGGCCATACCACGGAGGAGTGTCATACGCTCCGCAACAAGATTGAGGAGCTGATTTGCCAAGGGCACCTGAAGAAGTACATTCAGCAGGACCGCCCCCAGCGAAGCCCGATCAGGAACAGAAGCCCGGCACGAAGACAAGCCCCAACCAAGTGGGAGAAGCG AGGAGGATCGAGCTCATCTGCTCGAAAGAGGCATGTCCGGGCGCTCAAGTCGGTCCACCTGGTGGAGAAGAAGGTGCGATCGATGCCCCCTATCACCTTCACCGACGAGGACTTCAAAGCCCTCGACCCCGATCATGACGACGCGATGGTCATCTCCATCGAAGTAGCAGAGTATGGGATTGGGAAGGTCCTGGTAGATCAGGGAAGCTCGGTCAACATTCTGTACTAG